A genomic window from Serratia liquefaciens includes:
- the yhbY gene encoding ribosome assembly RNA-binding protein YhbY, whose translation MNLNNKQKQHLKGLAHPLKPVVMLGNNGLTEGVLAEIEQALEHHELIKVKIAAEDRETKTLIADAIVRETGACNVQVIGSTLILYRPSKERKISLPR comes from the coding sequence ATGAATCTGAATAATAAACAAAAACAGCACCTGAAAGGCCTGGCGCATCCGTTAAAACCGGTTGTCATGCTGGGTAATAACGGTCTCACCGAAGGGGTGCTGGCTGAAATTGAACAGGCTCTGGAGCATCATGAGCTGATCAAGGTAAAAATCGCTGCTGAAGATCGCGAAACCAAAACCCTGATCGCCGACGCTATCGTGCGTGAAACGGGTGCCTGCAATGTGCAAGTCATCGGCAGTACGCTTATTCTTTACCGCCCGTCTAAAGAGCGCAAGATCAGTCTACCGCGTTAA
- a CDS encoding helix-turn-helix domain-containing protein — protein sequence MNSRNKDWHPADIIAALRKKGTTLAAVSRKAGLSSSTLANALSRPWPKGEWLIAETLDIHPAEIWPSRYLDPHTNNLLDRKARIRS from the coding sequence ATGAACTCAAGGAACAAGGATTGGCATCCGGCGGATATCATTGCGGCTTTACGTAAGAAGGGAACGACACTGGCAGCGGTGTCGCGCAAGGCAGGACTTAGCTCATCAACGCTGGCAAACGCACTGTCGCGTCCCTGGCCGAAGGGAGAATGGCTGATTGCCGAAACGCTCGATATACACCCTGCAGAAATCTGGCCGAGCCGCTATCTCGATCCCCATACCAATAACTTACTGGATCGAAAAGCCCGTATTCGGTCATAG
- the rpmA gene encoding 50S ribosomal protein L27 has translation MAHKKAGGSTRNGRDSEAKRLGVKRFGGEAVLAGSIIVRQRGTKFHAGTNVGCGKDHTLFALKDGKVKFEVKGPSNRKFISIEAE, from the coding sequence ATGGCACACAAAAAGGCTGGCGGCTCGACTCGTAACGGTCGCGATTCAGAAGCTAAACGTCTGGGCGTTAAACGCTTTGGCGGCGAAGCAGTACTGGCAGGCAGCATCATCGTTCGTCAGCGCGGCACTAAATTCCACGCTGGTACCAACGTGGGTTGCGGCAAAGACCACACTCTGTTTGCTTTGAAAGACGGTAAAGTCAAATTCGAAGTTAAAGGCCCGAGCAATCGTAAATTCATCAGCATCGAAGCTGAATAA
- the mdh gene encoding malate dehydrogenase, translating into MKVAVLGAAGGIGQALALLLKTQLPSGSELSLYDIAPVTPGVAVDLSHIPTAVKIKGFSGEDATPALHGADVVLISAGVARKPGMDRSDLFNVNAGIVRNLIQQVATTCPKACIGIITNPVNTTVAIAAEVLKKAGVYDKNKLFGVTSLDIIRSNTFVAELKGKQPEELNVPVIGGHSGVTILPLLSQIPGVSFTDQEVADLTKRIQNAGTEVVEAKAGGGSATLSMGQAAARFGLSLVRALQGEKGVVECAYVEGDGKYARFFAQPLVLGKNGVEERKDIGTLSAFEQKALEEMLDVLHKDIELGEKFINN; encoded by the coding sequence CCAGCTTCCTTCAGGTTCTGAACTCTCTCTCTACGACATTGCCCCCGTTACCCCAGGCGTTGCCGTCGATTTAAGCCACATCCCAACCGCAGTGAAAATCAAAGGCTTCAGTGGCGAAGACGCTACTCCAGCTCTGCACGGTGCCGACGTGGTGCTGATTTCTGCCGGCGTTGCGCGTAAACCAGGCATGGATCGTTCAGATCTGTTCAACGTGAACGCAGGTATCGTGCGTAATCTGATCCAGCAAGTGGCAACCACCTGCCCGAAAGCCTGCATCGGCATTATCACCAACCCGGTCAACACCACCGTGGCTATCGCGGCAGAAGTGCTGAAGAAAGCCGGTGTTTATGACAAGAACAAACTGTTCGGCGTGACCTCGCTGGATATTATCCGTTCCAACACTTTCGTGGCTGAGCTGAAAGGCAAACAGCCGGAAGAGCTGAACGTGCCGGTGATCGGTGGACACTCTGGCGTGACCATTTTGCCGCTGCTGTCGCAGATCCCTGGCGTGAGCTTTACCGATCAGGAAGTGGCCGATCTGACCAAGCGTATCCAAAATGCGGGTACCGAAGTGGTTGAAGCCAAAGCCGGTGGCGGGTCTGCAACCCTGTCAATGGGCCAGGCGGCGGCGCGTTTCGGCCTGTCTCTGGTTCGTGCGCTGCAAGGCGAAAAAGGCGTGGTGGAATGTGCTTATGTGGAAGGTGATGGCAAATATGCTCGCTTCTTCGCACAACCGCTGGTGCTGGGTAAGAATGGCGTTGAAGAACGTAAAGACATCGGCACTCTGAGCGCGTTCGAACAGAAAGCGCTGGAAGAAATGCTGGATGTTCTGCACAAAGATATCGAACTGGGCGAAAAGTTTATCAATAACTGA
- the pmrB gene encoding two-component system sensor histidine kinase PmrB, translated as MISMRRRLLLMLALILLVTQLISAFWLWHESQEQISFLVDETLSAKVRTERVDTEIAEAIASLLAPSLIMMIVTLLASFWAISWIIRPLNQLQQRLEKRSADNLTPLPLSGDSLEIMAVTTTLNQLFSRLDNTIQQERLFTADAAHELRTPLAGIRLHLELMEQQGVPQSRPLIARIDQLMHTVEQLLMLARAGQDFASGHYQRFDWVSDVILPLQEELEELTRQRGQKLQWQLPVAAPTHGDPVLLRLLLRNLVENAHRYSPEGSSIQVQLTPQNAGYQLQVIDEGPGIKEQMEGELTQAFRRMDQRYGGSGLGLNIVTRIVQLHQGRLTLENRRDSHGLNAQCWLPENVLNK; from the coding sequence ATGATCAGCATGCGCCGTCGTCTGTTGTTGATGCTGGCGCTGATCCTGTTGGTCACCCAGTTAATCAGTGCCTTTTGGCTCTGGCATGAAAGCCAGGAGCAAATCAGCTTCCTGGTGGATGAAACTCTGTCAGCCAAAGTGCGCACCGAGCGTGTCGATACGGAAATCGCCGAGGCGATAGCCTCACTGCTCGCCCCATCGTTGATCATGATGATCGTCACCCTGCTGGCCTCGTTCTGGGCCATTAGCTGGATCATCCGACCGCTCAACCAACTGCAGCAACGGCTGGAGAAGCGTTCCGCCGATAACCTGACGCCTCTTCCGCTCAGCGGAGACAGCCTCGAAATTATGGCAGTCACCACCACACTTAACCAGCTGTTCTCACGGTTGGATAACACCATCCAGCAGGAAAGGTTGTTCACCGCCGATGCCGCACATGAACTGCGTACGCCGTTGGCTGGGATACGTCTGCACCTGGAACTGATGGAGCAACAGGGTGTCCCGCAAAGCCGACCGTTGATTGCCCGTATCGATCAACTGATGCACACCGTCGAACAATTGCTGATGCTCGCGCGGGCCGGGCAAGATTTTGCCAGCGGCCACTATCAACGTTTCGACTGGGTGAGCGACGTGATCCTGCCGCTGCAAGAAGAACTTGAGGAATTGACCCGCCAGCGTGGGCAGAAACTGCAATGGCAGCTCCCGGTGGCTGCCCCAACGCATGGCGACCCGGTCCTGCTTCGCCTGCTGCTACGTAATTTGGTAGAAAATGCCCATCGTTACAGCCCGGAAGGCAGCAGCATTCAGGTGCAGCTTACGCCGCAGAACGCAGGCTACCAGCTGCAAGTGATTGACGAAGGCCCGGGAATCAAAGAGCAAATGGAAGGTGAGCTCACTCAGGCTTTCCGCCGTATGGATCAGCGCTATGGCGGCAGTGGGTTGGGATTGAACATCGTCACCCGAATAGTGCAACTGCATCAGGGCCGTCTGACGCTGGAAAACCGTCGCGACAGCCATGGACTGAATGCACAATGCTGGTTACCTGAGAATGTCCTGAACAAATAA
- the rplU gene encoding 50S ribosomal protein L21: protein MYAVFQSGGKQHRVSEGQTVRLEKLDIATGEAVEFDQILMIANGEDIKIGVPFVDGGKIKAEVVAHGRGEKIKIVKFRRRKHHRKQQGHRQWFTDVKITGISA from the coding sequence ATGTACGCGGTTTTCCAAAGTGGTGGTAAACAACACCGAGTAAGCGAAGGTCAAACCGTTCGCTTGGAAAAGCTGGACATCGCAACTGGTGAAGCTGTTGAGTTTGACCAGATTCTGATGATTGCTAATGGCGAAGATATCAAAATCGGCGTTCCTTTCGTCGATGGCGGTAAGATCAAAGCTGAAGTCGTTGCTCACGGTCGTGGCGAGAAAATTAAGATTGTTAAGTTTCGTCGTCGTAAGCACCATCGTAAGCAGCAGGGCCACCGTCAGTGGTTCACTGACGTTAAAATCACCGGCATCAGCGCTTAA
- the ispB gene encoding octaprenyl diphosphate synthase, translating into MNLEQITELTAQDMAAVNATILEQLNSDVTLINQLGYYIISGGGKRIRPMIAVLAARALHYQGDKHITVAALIEFIHTATLLHDDVVDESDMRRGKATANAAFGNAASVLVGDFIYTRAFQMMTSLESLRVLALMSEAVNVIAEGEVLQLMNVNDPNITEESYMRVIYSKTARLFEAAAQSSAILSDASEAEEKALQDYGRYLGTAFQLIDDLLDYSADGSTLGKNTGDDLNEGKPTLPLLHAMHNSEGEQKAMIRGAIEQGNGRHLLEPVLQAMEQCGSLEYTRQRAEEEADKAIAALQVLPESSHRAALEGLAHLAVQRDF; encoded by the coding sequence ATGAACCTAGAGCAAATTACCGAGTTAACCGCGCAAGATATGGCGGCCGTGAACGCAACAATTCTCGAACAGCTGAATTCCGATGTCACGCTCATCAATCAGCTTGGCTATTACATTATCAGTGGTGGCGGTAAACGCATCCGTCCGATGATCGCCGTTCTGGCGGCGCGGGCATTGCATTATCAGGGTGATAAACATATTACCGTCGCAGCGCTGATCGAATTCATTCACACCGCAACTCTGCTACATGATGATGTGGTGGATGAATCCGATATGCGCCGCGGCAAGGCCACGGCTAATGCCGCCTTCGGCAATGCCGCCAGCGTATTGGTTGGCGACTTCATTTATACGCGCGCTTTCCAGATGATGACCAGCCTGGAATCACTCCGTGTACTGGCCCTGATGTCCGAGGCGGTCAACGTGATTGCCGAAGGCGAAGTGCTGCAGTTAATGAACGTGAACGATCCGAACATTACCGAAGAAAGCTACATGCGGGTGATCTACAGCAAAACCGCACGCCTGTTTGAAGCGGCGGCGCAATCTTCGGCGATCCTTTCGGACGCCAGCGAGGCGGAAGAAAAAGCGCTGCAGGATTACGGCCGCTATCTCGGCACCGCCTTCCAGTTGATCGACGACCTGCTCGATTACAGCGCCGACGGCAGCACCTTGGGTAAAAATACCGGTGACGATCTCAACGAGGGGAAACCGACGCTGCCCTTACTGCATGCCATGCATAATAGTGAAGGCGAGCAGAAGGCCATGATCCGCGGCGCGATTGAACAGGGTAACGGCCGTCATTTGCTGGAGCCGGTTTTACAGGCCATGGAGCAATGCGGTTCGCTGGAATATACCCGCCAACGCGCTGAGGAAGAAGCCGACAAGGCGATTGCTGCACTGCAGGTTCTGCCGGAGTCTTCCCACCGTGCCGCGCTGGAAGGATTAGCTCATCTTGCGGTTCAGCGCGATTTTTAA
- the rlmE gene encoding 23S rRNA (uridine(2552)-2'-O)-methyltransferase RlmE has translation MANKKRSASSSRWLQEHFSDKYVQQAQKKGLRSRAWFKLDEIQQSDKLFKPGMTVVDLGAAPGGWSQYVVTQIGGSGRIIACDILPMDPIVGVDFLQGDFRDELVLKALLERVGESKVQVVMSDMAPNMSGTPAVDIPRSMYLVELALGMCRDVLAPGGSFLVKVFQGDGFDEYLREIRSLFTKVKIRKPDASRARSREVYIVATGRKL, from the coding sequence ATGGCTAATAAAAAGCGTTCTGCTAGCTCCAGTCGCTGGTTACAAGAACACTTTAGCGATAAATATGTGCAACAGGCGCAGAAAAAAGGGCTACGTTCGCGCGCCTGGTTTAAACTTGATGAAATACAGCAGAGTGACAAACTGTTTAAACCTGGCATGACCGTAGTGGATTTAGGTGCGGCGCCGGGCGGTTGGTCACAGTACGTCGTGACCCAGATCGGCGGTTCCGGTCGCATCATCGCCTGTGATATTTTGCCAATGGATCCTATCGTTGGCGTCGATTTCCTTCAGGGCGATTTTCGTGATGAACTGGTGCTCAAGGCTCTGTTGGAACGAGTAGGTGAAAGTAAGGTTCAGGTGGTCATGTCTGACATGGCCCCGAATATGAGTGGCACTCCGGCCGTCGATATTCCAAGATCGATGTATCTGGTGGAATTAGCACTGGGAATGTGTCGTGATGTCCTCGCACCAGGCGGAAGTTTCCTGGTGAAGGTGTTCCAGGGAGATGGCTTTGACGAGTACCTACGGGAAATTCGCTCCCTGTTTACGAAGGTTAAGATTCGTAAGCCAGACGCTTCCCGCGCACGTTCGCGCGAAGTGTACATTGTAGCGACAGGGCGCAAGCTGTAG
- a CDS encoding DMT family transporter produces the protein METKQQVGIGISLAVTTAVCWGALPIAMKEVLVVMEPFTVVWYRFTIAALGLGIILAIRGRLPPVTLFRQPRWLLILAIATAGLLGNFIFFSSSLQYLSPTASQVIGQLSPVGMMFASVLVLKERMRITQVIGALMLICGLLLFFNVSLIEIFTRLTDYTLGVLLGVCAAMVWVTYGVAQKVLLRRLASPQILVMLYTLCAIVLFPLAKPEVIFQLSGWQLACLLFCGANTLIGYGALAEAMARWQAAQVSALITLTPLFTLLFSDLLALAWPHVFAAPTLNVVGYVGAFVVVAGAMFSAIGHRWWPRRAETRLVAPLKQPGE, from the coding sequence ATGGAAACGAAACAGCAGGTCGGAATTGGCATTTCCCTGGCGGTAACTACGGCAGTTTGCTGGGGTGCATTGCCGATTGCGATGAAAGAAGTGCTGGTAGTGATGGAGCCGTTTACCGTCGTTTGGTATCGATTTACCATTGCGGCGCTAGGGCTGGGGATTATCTTGGCCATACGCGGCAGATTGCCGCCGGTGACTCTGTTTCGTCAGCCGCGCTGGCTGCTGATTTTGGCCATCGCTACGGCGGGCCTGCTGGGGAATTTTATCTTCTTCAGCTCTTCGTTGCAGTACCTTAGCCCGACGGCATCGCAGGTCATCGGCCAGTTGTCGCCGGTCGGCATGATGTTTGCCAGCGTGCTGGTTTTAAAAGAGCGGATGCGTATCACCCAGGTGATTGGCGCACTGATGCTGATTTGCGGGCTGCTGTTGTTCTTCAATGTCAGCCTGATTGAGATTTTCACCCGCCTGACGGATTACACCCTGGGGGTGCTGTTAGGCGTGTGCGCGGCGATGGTCTGGGTGACTTATGGCGTGGCGCAGAAAGTGTTGCTGCGTCGATTAGCCTCGCCGCAGATTCTGGTAATGTTGTACACTTTATGTGCGATCGTGCTATTCCCTCTGGCCAAGCCTGAGGTGATTTTCCAGCTCAGCGGCTGGCAATTGGCCTGTTTGCTGTTCTGTGGCGCCAACACGCTGATTGGCTATGGTGCGCTGGCGGAAGCAATGGCGCGCTGGCAGGCGGCGCAGGTGAGCGCGTTAATCACGCTGACCCCGCTGTTTACCCTGCTGTTTTCAGATTTGTTGGCGCTGGCCTGGCCACACGTATTCGCCGCCCCGACATTGAATGTCGTCGGTTATGTCGGCGCTTTCGTGGTGGTAGCGGGCGCCATGTTTTCCGCAATTGGTCACCGTTGGTGGCCGCGACGGGCAGAAACCCGCCTGGTTGCTCCTTTGAAGCAGCCCGGTGAATGA
- the greA gene encoding transcription elongation factor GreA produces the protein MKQIPMTLFGAEKLREELEYLKGVRRPKIIADIADAREHGDLKENAEYHAAREQQGFCEGRIQEIEAKLSNAQVIDITKMPNNGRVIFGSTVSVLNLDSEEEVTYRIVGDDEADFKKNLISVNSPMARGLIGKEQDDVVVIKTPGGDVDYEILKVEYL, from the coding sequence ATGAAACAGATTCCGATGACCTTGTTTGGCGCTGAAAAACTGCGCGAAGAACTCGAATATTTGAAAGGCGTGCGCCGTCCGAAAATCATTGCGGACATCGCTGACGCCCGTGAACACGGCGATTTGAAAGAAAACGCAGAGTACCATGCGGCTCGCGAGCAGCAGGGATTCTGTGAAGGGCGTATCCAGGAAATTGAAGCCAAGCTGTCGAACGCGCAGGTGATCGATATCACCAAGATGCCAAACAATGGCCGCGTGATTTTTGGCTCCACCGTATCGGTGTTGAACCTGGATAGCGAAGAAGAAGTCACCTACCGCATCGTTGGCGACGATGAGGCCGATTTCAAGAAAAATCTGATTTCGGTGAATTCGCCTATGGCTCGTGGCCTGATTGGCAAAGAACAAGATGATGTGGTCGTGATAAAAACCCCGGGTGGCGATGTCGATTATGAGATCTTGAAGGTTGAATATCTCTGA
- the pmrA gene encoding two-component system response regulator PmrA: MKLLIVEDDELLQQGLALALAGEGYACDCAATAAEANALLITSQYSMIILDLGLPDMDGASLLRQWRRQQIDLPVLILTARDALEDRVDGLDAGADDYLVKPFALVELQARVRALIRRYQGHSDNLIQLDDLQLNLSSQQVYVQQQPVEVTPKEFAILSRLMMRAGQTVNRELLQQDLYTWQDDLGSNTLEVHIHNLRRKLGKDRIRTVRGIGYRLESSS; this comes from the coding sequence ATGAAACTGCTGATTGTGGAAGACGATGAGCTGCTGCAACAAGGGTTGGCACTGGCATTAGCCGGGGAAGGCTATGCCTGCGACTGCGCCGCCACGGCGGCGGAGGCCAATGCTCTGCTCATCACCAGCCAATACAGCATGATTATCCTCGATCTGGGTTTGCCCGACATGGATGGCGCCAGCCTGCTGCGGCAGTGGCGCCGCCAGCAGATCGACCTGCCGGTGCTGATTTTGACCGCCCGCGACGCTCTGGAAGACCGGGTCGACGGGCTGGACGCCGGTGCTGACGATTACCTGGTCAAGCCCTTCGCGCTGGTTGAACTACAGGCGCGCGTGCGGGCCCTGATCCGCCGTTATCAGGGCCACAGCGACAATCTTATACAGCTGGACGATCTCCAGCTTAATCTCTCCAGCCAGCAGGTTTATGTTCAACAGCAGCCGGTGGAGGTTACGCCGAAAGAGTTCGCCATCCTCTCCCGCCTGATGATGCGCGCCGGTCAAACGGTTAATCGCGAGCTGCTGCAGCAGGATCTTTATACCTGGCAAGACGATTTGGGCTCCAACACGCTGGAAGTGCATATCCACAATCTACGCCGCAAATTGGGTAAGGATCGCATCCGTACCGTTCGCGGCATCGGCTATCGACTGGAATCCTCATCATGA
- the dacB gene encoding serine-type D-Ala-D-Ala carboxypeptidase, whose amino-acid sequence MRFSRIVSALACAFVLNANAAPVEDYTQYLPDGANLALVVQKIGASAPTIDYHSQQMALPASTQKVLTALAALLQLGPDYRFTTTLESQGDISDGVLRGNLIARFGGDPTFKRQSLRNMVAILKKQGVRQITGDVLVDTSVFASHDKAPGWPWNDLTQCFSAPPAAAIVDRNCFSVSLYSAPNPGDMAFIRVASYYPVNMFSQVRTLAKGSADAQYCELDVVPGELNRFTLTGCLTQRSDPLPLAFAIQDGASYAGAILKDELTQAGIQIDGHLKRQTQPGLKGTVIAQTQSAPLHDLLKIMLKKSDNMIADTVFRTIGHERFGVPGTWRAGADAVRQVLRQKAGVDLGNSIVVDGSGLSRHNLLAPATMMQALQYIAQHDSELNFISMLPLSGYDGTLRYRGGLHEAGVDGKVSAKTGALQGVYNLAGFITTASGQRFAFVQYLSGYAVPPEDQKQRRAPLVRFESRLYRDIYQNN is encoded by the coding sequence ATGCGTTTTTCACGAATTGTCAGTGCATTGGCTTGCGCATTTGTTCTGAATGCGAATGCGGCCCCGGTTGAAGATTACACACAATATTTGCCTGATGGGGCCAACCTTGCCCTGGTAGTTCAGAAGATCGGCGCTAGCGCACCGACCATCGATTATCACTCTCAGCAAATGGCGTTGCCGGCCAGTACCCAAAAAGTACTGACCGCTTTAGCTGCCTTGTTGCAGCTCGGCCCAGACTATCGCTTCACCACCACGCTGGAGAGCCAGGGCGATATCAGCGACGGCGTGCTGCGCGGCAACCTGATTGCACGCTTTGGCGGCGATCCGACCTTTAAGCGCCAGAGCCTGCGCAACATGGTGGCGATCCTGAAAAAACAGGGCGTGCGCCAGATTACCGGCGATGTGCTGGTCGATACCTCGGTATTCGCCAGCCATGACAAAGCCCCCGGCTGGCCGTGGAACGACCTGACGCAGTGTTTCAGCGCACCGCCGGCGGCGGCGATAGTCGACCGCAACTGTTTCTCGGTGTCGCTGTACAGCGCCCCCAACCCGGGCGATATGGCCTTTATTCGCGTGGCCTCCTATTATCCGGTCAATATGTTTAGTCAGGTTCGCACGCTGGCAAAAGGCTCTGCAGACGCTCAATACTGCGAGCTGGATGTGGTGCCGGGCGAACTGAACCGGTTTACCCTGACCGGTTGCCTGACCCAACGCAGCGATCCGCTGCCGCTGGCCTTCGCCATTCAGGATGGTGCCAGCTACGCCGGGGCGATCCTGAAAGATGAGCTGACCCAGGCCGGCATTCAGATCGACGGGCACCTGAAGCGCCAAACGCAGCCGGGCCTGAAGGGAACGGTGATCGCCCAGACCCAATCAGCGCCGCTGCACGACTTGCTGAAGATCATGCTGAAGAAATCGGACAACATGATTGCCGATACCGTATTCCGCACCATTGGCCATGAACGCTTTGGCGTTCCGGGGACCTGGCGTGCCGGCGCTGACGCCGTGCGTCAGGTGCTGCGTCAGAAGGCCGGCGTGGATCTGGGCAACAGCATCGTGGTGGATGGCTCAGGCCTGTCACGCCATAACCTGCTGGCTCCGGCGACCATGATGCAGGCGCTGCAATATATCGCGCAGCATGACAGTGAGCTGAACTTTATTTCGATGCTGCCGCTGTCAGGCTACGACGGCACTCTGCGCTATCGCGGCGGGCTGCATGAAGCCGGTGTTGATGGTAAAGTTTCCGCCAAAACCGGTGCGCTGCAGGGCGTGTATAACCTGGCCGGATTTATCACCACCGCCAGCGGCCAACGTTTTGCCTTCGTACAGTATCTGTCAGGCTATGCCGTACCGCCGGAAGATCAAAAGCAGCGTCGAGCGCCACTGGTACGTTTCGAAAGCCGCCTGTACCGAGATATTTATCAGAATAACTGA
- the cgtA gene encoding Obg family GTPase CgtA: MKFVDEAAILVVAGDGGNGCVSFRREKYIPNGGPDGGDGGDGGDVYLLADENLNTLIDYRFEKSFRAERGQNGQSRDCTGKRGKDITIKVPVGTRVQDQGTGEILGDMTRHEQRLMVAKGGWHGLGNTRFKSSVNRAPRQKTLGTAGEARDILLELLLLADVGMLGLPNAGKSTFIRAVSAAKPKVADYPFTTLVPSLGVVRMDHEQSFVIADIPGLIEGASDGAGLGIRFLKHLERCRVLLHLVDIAPIDESDPVENAKVIINELNQYSENLAQKPRWLVFNKVDLIGEEEAAERAKAIAEGMGWEGKYYMISAVNREGVNALCWDVMKFINTQPKAMAIEESAPEKVEFMWDDYHREQIAEVEAEADDDWDDDWDEDDDEGVEIVYQK, from the coding sequence ATGAAGTTTGTAGATGAAGCAGCGATTTTGGTCGTTGCAGGTGACGGTGGTAATGGTTGCGTCAGCTTCCGCCGCGAAAAATATATCCCGAACGGCGGCCCTGATGGCGGTGACGGCGGCGATGGCGGCGACGTCTATCTGTTGGCGGACGAAAACCTCAACACGCTGATCGACTACCGCTTTGAGAAATCTTTCCGTGCTGAACGTGGCCAGAACGGCCAAAGCCGTGACTGTACCGGCAAGCGTGGCAAAGATATCACCATCAAGGTCCCGGTCGGTACCCGCGTGCAGGATCAGGGCACCGGCGAGATCCTCGGTGACATGACCCGCCATGAACAACGTCTGATGGTGGCGAAGGGCGGTTGGCACGGTTTGGGCAACACCCGTTTTAAATCCTCGGTTAACCGTGCACCACGTCAGAAAACCTTGGGCACCGCCGGCGAAGCACGAGATATCTTGCTGGAGCTGTTGCTGCTGGCCGATGTCGGCATGCTGGGTCTGCCAAACGCCGGCAAATCCACCTTCATCCGTGCGGTATCCGCCGCCAAGCCGAAAGTGGCCGACTATCCGTTTACTACCCTGGTTCCAAGCCTGGGTGTGGTACGTATGGATCACGAGCAGAGCTTCGTCATTGCCGATATTCCTGGTTTGATCGAAGGAGCTTCCGACGGTGCCGGCCTGGGGATTCGCTTCCTGAAGCACCTGGAACGTTGTCGCGTATTGCTGCACCTGGTGGATATCGCCCCGATCGATGAATCCGATCCGGTAGAAAACGCCAAAGTCATCATCAACGAGTTGAACCAATACAGCGAAAATCTGGCTCAGAAGCCACGCTGGCTGGTTTTCAACAAGGTTGACCTGATAGGTGAGGAAGAAGCCGCCGAGCGCGCCAAGGCGATTGCAGAAGGCATGGGCTGGGAAGGTAAGTACTACATGATCTCCGCCGTGAATCGCGAAGGCGTTAATGCGCTGTGCTGGGACGTGATGAAGTTCATCAACACCCAACCGAAAGCCATGGCTATCGAAGAAAGCGCACCGGAGAAAGTCGAGTTCATGTGGGATGATTACCACCGTGAACAGATCGCGGAAGTGGAAGCCGAAGCGGACGACGATTGGGATGACGACTGGGACGAAGATGACGACGAAGGCGTAGAAATCGTTTACCAGAAATAA
- a CDS encoding DNA-binding protein, which translates to MKKEWFAAKELTGVAGLPSSPQGINLMARREGWISRRRKGVQGKALEYHIDSLPTGTRNLLILKEDPALYEVERKDPLTVWIEYYYHLTESEREKVLAFLMREGIGGLLARVFPEK; encoded by the coding sequence ATGAAAAAAGAGTGGTTTGCCGCCAAGGAATTGACAGGCGTGGCAGGATTACCTTCCTCACCACAGGGAATAAACTTGATGGCGCGTCGTGAAGGCTGGATCAGCCGTCGGCGCAAAGGCGTACAGGGAAAGGCGCTGGAGTATCACATTGACAGTTTGCCGACAGGCACGCGCAATTTACTGATCTTGAAAGAGGACCCGGCGCTGTATGAAGTTGAGCGCAAGGATCCGCTGACGGTGTGGATTGAGTATTACTACCATCTGACGGAGAGCGAACGCGAAAAGGTGTTGGCTTTCCTGATGCGAGAAGGGATTGGCGGCCTGCTGGCGCGTGTTTTTCCGGAGAAATGA